The Rhizoctonia solani chromosome 1, complete sequence sequence AAGTCTCGTTTAAACGGACTAATATTATTTCAAGCATCGTCCACCCTTTTCCGGCATCACCTGTATCGAGAGCCGCTGACTTGAATTGGTGTGCCACGCCATTGTCCCACCATTTACCTGTGGTAAGTGTTTAAATGCTAATGTTGTAAAGCTTCGAGAGAAGACAACGTACTCATCAATCCTACATCACTCTCTATTATACCAGCAGGAGGCTCATCTCCTGGACTCATCTCCTTGGCAAAGTCGATCGGAGGCAGTTGGGCTAAACTCATATTCGAAATCTCGGCGTACTTTAATAGGCCTAAGATGGCAGCCTTTGTCACGTACGCATACGTAAGGTTTTCCGTTGTGTTGCGTTTGGGATCACTGGAGTGTGACATTATTTTAAGGGAAATCTATCAGGCTTATCCATTCGAAACTCACATGACGAGGCCATTATCAGGTATCTCCTCCATAGTCTGGCATATAGTCCGCTCGCCCCACCTTGGCCACCTAAGTGTTTGTCCCATAGCCATAGTACGTGCTTCGCTAGGATTCCTATTCGTGGCAGTTGCATTCGCCCATACAGCCGTGCTGTTCGGGAAAAAAGTTCCGAATCCAGTTCCACCAGGTACGAGTTGACGGGTGTATGTCTCGGCAAAATGCAGCACGTCTTCTCCAGAGCCATCTGGACGTGGGACTCTAAACGACCGGTCTTTAGGGAGGTGTGCAGCTGCAGAGAAGGGAGTGAGTGACCATGTAGATTCGTATCCCTGGAACCAGAGTGTATGAGCAGAGATCTGGATTAACTGAGGCACACATACCACGAATGTTGATACGAGAGCGCCTGCTCTCTCAACATCTGCGGGGGACAGATCCCCTATGACTGTCACCTCACTGTAAACGTCAGATTGTATCTTCCGAGTTGGTCAGTGGATGACTTAATTGCATATGAGCGATACAACATACGAATTGTTGGGTGTATATATCGACAACTCGACCAAATGCGAACACTAATCCCGCAGAGACTGTGACAGTGAGTAGGAATAAGACGATATACAAGGACCACGGTGCGCCACTGGCAATGCGATAAGTCACCGACACTGTTGCCCAAGTAACGATACGGCTCACTCATATTCCTTCCTGCGGGATCTGCCAGTTCCTCGGTGCTTGAACCATCGCCGATAAAGCAATAAGATAGCCGCCCAAGGACTGTCGGGGTTGGCAGTATGATAATTCAACTGGCTTAGAGTGACGCCACCCATGCCCCCGCCCATAGATTCATGAACGATAGTGGCCCATACTGCCTAATTAGTCCAATGAACCGAAGAGAAAGTACTCGAATGAACTCACAGGCTGCTTCGATACCTCTTCTGGCGAGATCTAATAAACTCACGCTCAAACTAAGCCCTACGGCACCAGCGATGCCTCCAACAATAACTCGCGCCCAGAACATAGAGAGCCCATCAGCTACGGGGGATAGGTAATATATTATAGGAAAAGCAGCGATGCTTTGGCAGCAGTAAGATTTGGGGTGCTTATCGGCCAGAATTGACGCACCAGAGAAGGGTATGGATGATCAAAGGCATGACCGGGGCTGGTTCGAATCGGGCCAGCCATCCAGTGCCACCGGCGAGCCCAGGTGGAACAGGGCTTAGGGGTAGAGGTGTACTAGGTAATATTGTCGAATGGCGTTTATTGGTACCTGTGGAACGACGACGAAGATTGAAGAGCGGAACCGAATCATTGTCGTCTTGTACATGTTGGCTGTATGGATCAGTGTATTCATCTCGCTCATCGGCAGAATTGACTATTTCATATGACCCTCGTCTGTCTTGTTGCTCAACGATGACTGGAGGGGGTCTATGTCCGACATATCCATAAGGTGGTATGAGATTTGCTCGTAATTGTGGATCGTAACTCTGCTGGTGGTGAGTGAGAGGCTAATTTCGGTGAACGGAAATGGAGTGATGACTTACTGGCTGGTAGTTGGTAGACAATAGCTGGGGACTATCCGAGGCAGGAAGAGACGTAGTCGAATGGCCTGCCTCCATGACGCAGGGAACAGATACAGTCGGTTTGAACCCACCGTGACAGGGTCGAGGCGAGGACCTAATTTAAACCCGGAGACTTAAACCAATTATGGACACGGAGGTGTGCCACTCAAGCTCCAATTGAATGACGATACAAAGTACACTGCCCACGCGAGCTCAAAGCGTATCTATCAAGGAAAGTCCTGCTCCGGGCGGTATCCACAGCACAAGCTCGTGAATCCTTTGATTGACGCCCAAGAGCACCCCCAAGAGGTATTGATCTGTCCTACGAGCTATGACTAATCATTAATTTGAAATATATTCTATGGCGCCAAGTTTTCTTTCAATTGTTTACTTTGCCGATCACCACCAGCCCAGCCTGTCGATATGCCCAAAGAACACAGGAAACgagggaagaagaagaagggcAACAAGGAGGTGATTGAAAATGAAGTCGAGCAACAGGTGGAAGAGCATCATGAGGAATCCAATCCCCAATGGATGGAAACAAATGACGATATGAACCTAGAGGCACCATTCGGATATGTGGACCCAGACGTTAAGGGTTACTTTAGGACAGTGGATGCTCGTATTCAAGAATGGCAATCACAGGAGCACTCTCGAGATGATACAAATGAGGAAGGCAATACTAATGAAGGTATGTCGAATTGTTGCAGTTCAATAATGCAAGCTCACTGCTTCCAGACAAGCGAATGTTTCTTGTAGCTGCATTATCCGAGTCTTCCGGTAAAGAGCTTCAACTTTCCACCGATCCCGATTGTTCTATTATCCTGGAGCGTATGCTACACTCCATAGACGACCTCGTCATTCGCGTATTCGCTGATAGGTTATGTGGATCGTAAGTATTATCTTATCACCCTTGTTCACGGCTCACGTATGCCCAGATACGTCCAATTGGCGCAGCATCGTTTTGGATCTCATGTATGCCAGACTTTGTTTGAAGTTGCCGCTTCGACTGTCTCTCGAGAGGTGTGTCAGATGCCTATTCTATCGCCAGTTATATAGCTCATACCACACAGACCCGAGGACGCATTGCAAAATCTTCGGACCAAGATAACAATACTGGAGTCCTGCGTACAATGACTGAACTTGTAATTGCAATAAGCGAGGTGCGCCGCCTCGTAGTTGACAAATTCTTACGCATTTATAATATATTTATACAGGAGCTACTGCCTTCCTTATCACATCTTATTCTGGACCCATTCGGAGCCCACGTATTGCTCTCGTTTCTGGTCCTGCTTTCTCCTCAAATTACTCGACACCCAGACTCATCTCAGCCGAATACATCGCTCATTCGATCCAAGAAAAGTGCCGCTTACAAGTCCCGTCAGGGATCCATGAAGTCAATACTATCTTCTGGGTCCGAGCGGACTTCTACTGCGATTGTTCCCGCATTGTTTAAGGATGTGACAAACAAATTTGTCGACGGGTTGCGAGGTCTGACAGATGCGAACGAAATTCGGGCCTTTGCAGCAAATAAGGTCGCCAATCCCGTTTTGCAGGCAATGATCGACCTGGAAGCACAACAAGAAAAATCCGACATTCCGGGTTCGCTCATTGATAGTGTACTAATGGGGATGATATCGTCGCTAGGTATATCTATTTTATCGGCATTTGATTCTTGTTTACTTATTGGTCTACAGCACAAGGAGACGAGCCCCAGGAGTCTGACTACGTCGGAACTCTCCTAAGAGACCCAACTGCATCCCACTTGCTTGAAGCTCTAGTTCGGCACGCCCCCGGAAAGGCGTTTAAATCTCTTTGGAGCCTATATTTCAACACTAAACTTGGAAGGCTCTGTTCACACCCTGTAGCAAATTTCGTAGTCAGCAAGGCGATCATGCGCTTAGATTCGTCAAATTTCCTGGAAGCTCTGCAAGAAATCGACCCAGTTTCGAGCAAATTAATCAAGACCGGACGAACCGGAGTATTGAAGTCGCTTGTAGATCAAGCTACTGCCCTCGGCGCCCACGAGGACGCAGTTAGTGAGGTTGGCAAAAATCAGTTCCATGCCGTATAATTCTGCTAACTCACAACTTTTTAGATGCTCTGTCGTGCAGTAGATGTTGAAGAATCCACAATCCAATTACTGGTACCGTGCTTACTGACATTGAAATCACGCAACGTGAGTGTACGTTTAGCGTTATATACGTATATTAATTTAATTCGGGTGAAGGTTTATAGCAAGTCGACAGGCTTGAACGATGACCCAGAGGCCAATTCGGGGCCAGCTGAACCTACTGTCCAAGGTGCTGTGATCCTCCAATCCATGCTTAAACAATCGGACCCACACAACCAACGGGTTATACAAAGGTAAATTTGCCAACCTTTGCAAAGAAAACACAGCATACTCAAAAATGGACTACAGCATACATGCTCAGTCTACCGATGAGATTCTTAGTTTATCCCGCCACCCAATAAGCTCTCGCATCCTTGATGCTTTCCTGGACTCTTCCACGGTGCCCTTGCGAGACAAACGTAAATTCCTGTTAGACTTGATAGGGTCGTACCACACACTGGTCGACGACCGCATTGGCAGCCGAGTCGGGGATAGGTGTTGGACGTGCGCAGATCCATTCTTAAGAGTTTGTTTTCTCGTATTTTCAGGCGCATATAACGAGTAACTAATGGCAAATCGCAGGAGAAAATAGCCAAATCTATCTTGCCCCATGAGATAGCACTATCAGCATCCTATTATGGGAAGTATTTTGCAAGAAACCTGCACCTCACAATGTTGAAAAGAGACGCAGCTGCGTGGAGGGATATGCAGCGAGACCAGAAGAAAGCGGCAGCGGCAGCATCAGCGGCCAATAACATCAATGCCACAAAACCGCCTTCAAAAATTGATACCAACCCCACAGCAAGTGGAAGCGATTCGACGCACATCAAGAAACGCAAACGCCATGCGACGGATGAAGACGAACTCGATGCGCTGTTTTCCAAAGCTTCAAATTCCCGGAAAGCGTTTGGCCCGTCTAAAAGCGGGGATGAGTTGGCCCCAGAGACCCAGGCTACCAAGACGGACGATCCCCAACTCGATGAAGTTCTTGGTGCTATCAAAAAGGTATCTAAAAAGGAGGGAAGaaggaagaacaaaaaaTCATAGTTCAGTTTGGGGACTTTTTTCTATTAATCTTACTGTATTATACCATCGCATCTTGTTATCCAGTCGCGGAATGCCATATGTACGTGTTGCATTGCACTGACCGTGCGAGCACCGCCAACCCCAGCACAAGTTGCCAGAAGTTTCGAAACGCTGGGCGCTTATATTGAGATTTAAACAATCGAAGAGCCCTAAGATCCTCATATCTCCCCGTTCATCCACTATGTCTGACGTGAGTTCCATACGCAATAATCCATCCAAAACTAGTACCAAACTACCTTATATTAGGCCAACACACTTAAAGATCAAGGCAACAAGGCCTTCGCCGCCAAACGCTACGACGAGGCTATTGACCTATTCACCCAGGCCATAGCCCTGGACCCGTCTAACCATGTATTGTACTCGAACAGGAGTGCAGCCAAGGCTGGGAAGAAGCTGTGGCTCGATGCTTTGGAAGATGCTGAGCAGGTATGGTTCACCTTTAGCGCTGTCCTTTCGAAATTTAACATTATTGGTAGTGCATTAAAGTAAACCCTACCTGGGCAAAAGGTTATGCGCGAAAGGGTGCGGCGCTTCATGGTGCTCAACGATGGGAAGAAGCAATCGCCGCGTACGAAGAAGGTATTGCGATTGAAGACAGTGCGGCGCTTCAGAAGGGGCTCAAAGAAGTTAAAGAGGCTGCAGCAGGTACGCTAAATTGGATACATTAAATGCGTCGCCTTTACTAACACAAGTGGCATAGCTGCTGTTGGAAACGATGAAGGTGTATCGGGCATCGCAAAGATGTTTTCCGATCCAAACCTGTTTGGAAAGCTGGCGAGCAACCCAAGGACGTCGCACCTCCTTGCTGACCAGAACTTTGTGAACCAGTTGAAATTTATCCAGGCAAACCCATCGTTGGCTGGAAAGTAAGTGTCATGTGGAGTGGCTAGAGCTTAAAATACTGACGTTTTGAAAAGCTCGTTCAACGATCCTCGTATGATTTCAGTTCTAGGCGCATTGATGGGTGTGGACCTTCAGGCGAGCACTCGGCCAGAGGGCTCTGACGAAGTGCCGCCTGGCTTCACTTCTCCTCCACCCACATCCCAACCTGGGCCTTCTTCTCCTCCACCTAAACCCGCCTCCTCTGAACCTCCTAAGCAAAAGGCACCTGAACCGAGCCTGAGCCCGAGCCGGAAGACGAAGAATCTAAAGAGAAGAAACGCGTCAAGGCCGAGGCGGACGCCGAAAAGGCAAAGGGTGCAGCAGCGTACAAGGCTAAAGACTTCGAGGCCGCAGAGCAGGCATTTAGTAAAGCTTGGGAGATCTCGCCGACCGATATTACTTATCTGACTAATCTTGCTGGTGAGTAAATTTCGATTTGGAGTTGGGTAGTTTGCTGATTAGTATCGGTAGCCACGTACTTTGAAAAGGGAGATTATGACAAATGCATTGAGACTTGCGAAAAAGCTATTGATGAGGGGCGCAGCGTAAGCATATCACTTCACGATTTCATACGGGTCGATTGACTTGTAAATGTAGTTGCGAGCTGACTTCAAGTTGATCGCTAAAGCCCTTGGTCGAATTGGAACAGCATACTCACGTAAAGACGATCTCGATAATGCGATCAAATACTTCTCCAAGAGCTTGACGGAGCACCGAACACCAGATATTCTTAATAAGCTTCGGGATGCCGAAAAGTTGAAGGAAGAACGTGTCAAACAAGCATAC is a genomic window containing:
- a CDS encoding stress-induced-phosphoprotein 1, with amino-acid sequence MSDANTLKDQGNKAFAAKRYDEAIDLFTQAIALDPSNHVLYSNRSAAKAGKKLWLDALEDAEQCIKVNPTWAKGYARKGAALHGAQRWEEAIAAYEEGIAIEDSAALQKGLKEVKEAAAAAVGNDEGVSGIAKMFSDPNLFGKLASNPRTSHLLADQNFVNQLKFIQANPSLAGNSFNDPRMISPEPEDEESKEKKRVKAEADAEKAKGAAAYKAKDFEAAEQAFSKAWEISPTDITYLTNLAATYFEKGDYDKCIETCEKAIDEGRSLRADFKLIAKALGRIGTAYSRKDDLDNAIKYFSKSLTEHRTPDILNKLRDAEKLKEERVKQAYIDPELSAKAREEGNAQFKAGDFAASVKSYTESIKRDPNDPRGYNNRAAAYNKLAALPEALKDVETAIKVDPKFVKAYIRKSTILFAMREYTKAMEAAQEATAADTEKQHTREIEQQMEKVARALYEQQSGESDEQTLERAMRDPEVASIMTDPIMQQILQQAQQNPAALQDHMKNPIVAKKIQKLIAAGIIKTRR
- a CDS encoding Pumilio-family RNA binding repeat is translated as MPKEHRKRGKKKKGNKEVIENEVEQQVEEHHEESNPQWMETNDDMNLEAPFGYVDPDVKGYFRTVDARIQEWQSQEHSRDDTNEEGNTNEDKRMFLVAALSESSGKELQLSTDPDCSIILERMLHSIDDLVIRVFADRLCGSYVQLAQHRFGSHVCQTLFEVAASTVSRETRGRIAKSSDQDNNTGVLRTMTELVIAISEELLPSLSHLILDPFGAHVLLSFLVLLSPQITRHPDSSQPNTSLIRSKKSAAYKSRQGSMKSILSSGSERTSTAIVPALFKDVTNKFVDGLRGLTDANEIRAFAANKVANPVLQAMIDLEAQQEKSDIPGSLIDSVLMGMISSLAQGDEPQESDYVGTLLRDPTASHLLEALVRHAPGKAFKSLWSLYFNTKLGRLCSHPVANFVVSKAIMRLDSSNFLEALQEIDPVSSKLIKTGRTGVLKSLVDQATALGAHEDAVSEMLCRAVDVEESTIQLLVPCLLTLKSRNVYSKSTGLNDDPEANSGPAEPTVQGAVILQSMLKQSDPHNQRVIQSIHAQSTDEILSLSRHPISSRILDAFLDSSTVPLRDKRKFLLDLIGSYHTLVDDRIGSRVGDRCWTCADPFLREKIAKSILPHEIALSASYYGKYFARNLHLTMLKRDAAAWRDMQRDQKKAAAAASAANNINATKPPSKIDTNPTASGSDSTHIKKRKRHATDEDELDALFSKASNSRKAFGPSKSGDELAPETQATKTDDPQLDEVLGAIKKVSKKEGRRKNKKS